A region from the Desulfuromonadaceae bacterium genome encodes:
- a CDS encoding DNA internalization-related competence protein ComEC/Rec2, with protein MKGGGLCLAAYCSGLLLGAWVEPPALSYLLPLAPLLIGWPLFLWRSLRSHALLVLPAITLILLGIVQYQLFTTPSSADHLLLERTGQVIVVEGVVTNVDIRHDGRVRCDLTVSRYFAERWMKELEGVIVRLHIWDNPPLLRVGQTLRTTAKLRSPRNFGIPGEFDYVRYLARRDIFVTGSVANGDAVAILSEPPKSGLSFIARWRELTAACVDSALPQPVAALTRALVLGDRGQVTPQEQKLLARSGVAHLFAVSGLHLGLVSGWLYVLLLFFWRRSTYLLQMVPPRRYLPVAMIPFLGIYLILAGSGMSLQRAFLMFSGAALLLAMYRRTAPLQLLIAAVLLLLLIDPLALFEPSLQLSVAGVAGIVVAIPRWRSRFSCRLKLVRLMTDLVLVTLAATLATAPVVLWQFHQLSFLGIVANLVAVPLIGGVAIPLALIGVLAVPVAPSLAAVAVTGCGVMLTAMLVIVEGLLNIFPAGAFSCQVAAWHVVLVAIFCWGWFLPASLRIKGIVVGVLIAAVLYANPILPAGDLNLTAFSVGQGESLLLSLPDGTHYLIDGGGLYGDTFDVGERLLAPALGRLGVQKLSAVILTHNHPDHYKGLFYVLENFPVEEFWHGGVTSQLPRGLAEILGQKNIPRRIFGSGWDWLTVHQDLRFGIWGPPFIAEDENDRSLVVYAAFGADGVLLTGDLGSSGVTALMQGGIDGPVTLLQLPHHGSRYSRPLDLISFLSPHMVFASAGFGNRYGLPHPEIVRAVAERGLLLYQTDQHGTTIFSSQGRKWQVKYSKKQAFY; from the coding sequence ATGAAGGGAGGTGGCCTCTGCCTTGCAGCTTATTGTTCAGGGCTTCTCCTGGGTGCCTGGGTTGAACCCCCTGCGCTGAGCTATCTGCTTCCGCTAGCGCCACTGCTCATTGGCTGGCCGTTGTTCTTGTGGCGGTCGCTGCGTTCCCATGCCTTGCTCGTGCTCCCCGCAATCACCCTGATACTGCTCGGAATTGTTCAATATCAGCTGTTTACCACCCCTTCTTCAGCAGATCATTTGCTCCTGGAACGCACCGGGCAGGTGATTGTTGTAGAAGGTGTCGTGACCAATGTCGACATACGCCACGACGGTCGCGTCCGTTGCGACCTGACGGTGTCCCGTTACTTTGCAGAGCGGTGGATGAAAGAGCTGGAGGGGGTCATTGTCCGTTTGCACATCTGGGACAACCCCCCATTGTTGCGGGTCGGGCAAACGCTACGCACGACGGCAAAATTACGCTCGCCGCGCAATTTTGGCATCCCCGGTGAGTTCGATTATGTCAGATATCTTGCCCGCCGCGATATTTTCGTCACTGGTTCCGTCGCTAACGGTGACGCGGTTGCCATATTAAGCGAGCCGCCAAAAAGCGGCCTTTCCTTTATTGCGCGGTGGCGTGAATTAACCGCTGCGTGTGTTGATAGCGCACTTCCACAGCCGGTTGCAGCGCTCACGCGGGCACTGGTCCTTGGCGACCGTGGTCAGGTAACACCGCAAGAGCAGAAACTTTTAGCCCGAAGTGGTGTTGCTCACCTGTTTGCGGTATCAGGTTTACATCTGGGACTGGTCTCCGGGTGGCTTTATGTCCTGTTGCTATTTTTCTGGCGCCGCTCCACATATCTGTTGCAGATGGTGCCACCGCGCCGCTATTTGCCCGTGGCAATGATCCCCTTCCTGGGCATCTATCTCATACTGGCGGGTTCCGGGATGTCTTTGCAGCGGGCATTTCTGATGTTTTCCGGCGCGGCTCTGCTCCTCGCGATGTACCGCCGGACCGCGCCGCTGCAACTGTTGATAGCCGCTGTTTTGCTGTTGTTGCTGATCGACCCGCTGGCACTCTTTGAACCATCGTTGCAGTTGTCTGTGGCTGGTGTTGCGGGGATTGTTGTAGCAATCCCCCGCTGGCGATCACGTTTTTCCTGCCGTTTGAAACTGGTGCGGTTGATGACTGATCTGGTGCTGGTGACGCTGGCCGCGACGTTGGCCACTGCTCCTGTGGTGCTCTGGCAGTTCCATCAGTTGTCATTCCTTGGCATCGTTGCGAATCTTGTTGCCGTCCCCTTGATCGGTGGAGTGGCGATTCCATTGGCGTTGATCGGCGTGTTGGCCGTTCCGGTTGCACCGTCCCTTGCCGCGGTCGCTGTTACCGGCTGTGGGGTGATGCTGACCGCCATGCTGGTGATCGTCGAGGGGCTATTAAATATCTTTCCCGCAGGCGCGTTTTCCTGTCAGGTCGCTGCATGGCACGTTGTGCTCGTTGCCATTTTTTGCTGGGGCTGGTTTTTGCCAGCCAGCCTGCGCATTAAAGGTATTGTGGTCGGGGTGCTGATCGCTGCTGTGCTGTATGCCAACCCGATATTACCTGCTGGAGATTTAAATCTGACCGCATTCAGTGTCGGGCAAGGGGAGTCGCTGCTCTTGTCGCTTCCGGACGGGACGCATTATCTGATTGATGGCGGCGGTCTTTACGGAGATACCTTCGATGTCGGTGAGCGTCTGCTCGCCCCGGCTCTCGGGCGGCTCGGGGTTCAAAAGTTAAGCGCGGTGATTTTGACACATAATCATCCAGATCATTACAAGGGCCTGTTTTATGTGCTGGAAAACTTTCCGGTTGAAGAATTCTGGCACGGCGGTGTTACCAGCCAACTTCCTCGAGGTTTGGCTGAAATATTAGGACAGAAAAATATTCCCCGACGTATCTTCGGTTCCGGCTGGGATTGGTTGACAGTTCACCAAGACCTCCGCTTTGGTATCTGGGGGCCGCCTTTTATTGCTGAAGATGAAAACGATCGTTCACTGGTGGTGTATGCAGCGTTCGGCGCTGACGGGGTGTTGCTGACCGGTGATCTTGGTTCATCGGGGGTTACCGCCTTGATGCAGGGAGGGATTGACGGGCCGGTAACGCTGCTGCAGTTGCCCCATCATGGAAGTCGTTATTCCCGACCGCTCGATCTGATCTCTTTTTTATCTCCGCACATGGTCTTTGCCTCGGCCGGTTTTGGTAATCGTTACGGACTGCCTCATCCGGAAATTGTGCGGGCGGTGGCAGAACGTGGTCTGCTCCTCTATCAAACAGACCAGCATGGAACAACGATCTTTTCTTCACAAGGGCGAAAATGGCAGGTGAAATACTCGAAAAAACAGGCTTTTTATTGA
- a CDS encoding diguanylate cyclase, giving the protein MKVSFGQAAKAAVLVVDDEIFFRRLFSEVLSEDDYWVETAASGSAALKRINEGGISVVVTDMVMPGLSGLDLLKRIRSLETPPDVIFATGHATLDTAIEALKNGARDYLIKPFNPDELRHLVRTCFEQQRLVSENSLLRSQLELFRKGQNLASLLEIDRLLPMAMKVLLAEATSQRGFVFMYEDGAIYRLNAVVGLEEADAMVVAQALVPRLPELIDMHFFDAAELTLKRPLTEAFQRLCVCPLYCEKTLRGSLVLFNPPGADFSSSSFDNILFLAEQAGLGFENAYRFQGARDLMYADDLTGLHNYRFQQIALDREISRSDRYGLNFSLIFIDLDHFKEVNDTYGHLTGSNTLVVVAEQLRQSVREVDSLFRYGGDEFTALLVETDAKGAAVVAERIRAAIESHVFTSDCGSPFRVTATVGYATYPENATDMQMIIELADRAMYDGKKERNVIRGAWEIAG; this is encoded by the coding sequence ATGAAGGTAAGCTTCGGACAAGCAGCAAAGGCTGCGGTTTTAGTCGTCGATGACGAAATATTTTTTCGGCGCCTCTTTAGTGAGGTTCTGAGTGAGGACGACTATTGGGTGGAGACCGCAGCTTCAGGCTCTGCAGCGCTCAAACGAATTAACGAAGGGGGAATATCCGTGGTTGTGACCGACATGGTCATGCCCGGATTGAGCGGCCTGGATCTGCTGAAACGTATTCGTTCTCTGGAAACCCCCCCTGACGTCATCTTTGCAACCGGGCATGCTACCCTCGATACGGCCATCGAAGCGCTCAAAAATGGCGCCCGCGATTATCTGATCAAACCATTCAACCCCGACGAACTCCGCCACCTCGTTCGCACCTGTTTCGAACAACAGCGACTGGTGAGTGAAAACAGCCTGTTGCGTTCACAGCTGGAACTTTTTCGCAAGGGGCAGAATCTGGCCTCGTTGCTCGAAATTGATCGCCTGTTGCCGATGGCAATGAAAGTCCTTCTTGCTGAGGCAACGAGTCAGCGCGGCTTTGTTTTTATGTACGAAGACGGCGCGATTTATCGTCTCAACGCTGTCGTCGGTCTTGAAGAGGCTGACGCCATGGTTGTGGCCCAGGCACTTGTGCCGCGCTTGCCTGAACTGATTGATATGCATTTTTTTGATGCCGCTGAATTGACCCTGAAAAGACCGTTGACGGAGGCATTCCAGCGGCTCTGTGTTTGCCCCCTTTATTGTGAAAAGACCTTGCGCGGCAGTCTGGTGCTGTTTAATCCGCCAGGCGCTGATTTTTCTTCATCATCCTTCGATAATATATTGTTTCTTGCCGAACAGGCCGGTCTCGGTTTTGAAAATGCCTACCGCTTTCAGGGCGCCCGTGATCTGATGTATGCGGATGATCTTACCGGTCTCCATAATTACCGTTTTCAGCAAATTGCTCTTGATCGTGAGATCAGTCGGTCTGATCGTTATGGGCTGAACTTCTCCCTGATTTTTATCGACCTTGATCATTTTAAAGAGGTTAACGATACCTACGGCCATCTCACCGGCAGTAACACGCTGGTCGTCGTTGCCGAGCAGCTGCGGCAGAGTGTTCGTGAGGTCGATTCGCTGTTTCGTTACGGGGGGGATGAGTTTACGGCCCTTCTCGTGGAAACAGATGCCAAGGGAGCGGCGGTTGTTGCCGAGCGGATTCGGGCGGCGATCGAAAGTCATGTTTTCACCTCTGATTGCGGCAGTCCCTTCCGTGTGACCGCTACCGTTGGTTATGCCACCTATCCGGAAAATGCTACCGATATGCAGATGATTATTGAGCTGGCTGACCGGGCCATGTATGACGGAAAAAAAGAGCGTAACGTTATTCGCGGTGCCTGGGAGATTGCTGGTTGA
- a CDS encoding tetratricopeptide repeat protein: protein MIVSKTILLACFLLFLAVPGLQSPSSANTAEQPVISLVDRYRRALEVDPDNLKLRYYLGVALLGRGQTADALIELRLAYPAFQDSVEANYNLGIACLQAGDNDSAVLHLEQAEALGATENPDIYPLVDAYYNLAVINFEQDKREEAIRLFKRVLAMNPERREVERLLGDMYARNGQDDLALAAFNRYLGAFPDDVSIREYVFSLHFNYAMKMLEKEDLVASREALRHALGTSPESPLAQYYLGYIDYREARLDAAVTILHRAYRWAEGDVRQGVRELLYNVALQLLEQRKAKSALDALRVILVASDVTAEELFLAGNIHLLLSEFVAARDSYEAVLRKDPVHQGAILNLVTAEAGALDALFADGRRCYDQQDYRAALSRFEEMLKINPADPRARNYSEDCRSVLTRQAESFFAAATALIAQNKPLPALEEVRQGLRLIPAHPTGSGLEKEALVALRAQIEATLANADAALADQRFADAEAAYLQALQLEPENVRGKEGRQAVARLRLAYAEEQVRQGESALGEGKLDLARLAFVAAQLLEPALRGAEEGLAKTDALVSSLVIEELRWARRAGEAGRLTEARKHFHKALQLREDPEIRAELAELDAGFNRKITALVRTAGRYADQQEFQRARNIYRQVLTQVPDHTEATLGLAQLEQRATQMVTEKLAVARELLRDNQFRQAMESYRQVVDIEPGNTQAISGLEECRTRSQAQLQGLLTSADTALQGQDWSRAENYYQQVLKLDPYQRQAKAGIEKLDVLRRKGLQAVDLDTLYLDGIKYYTGGQYAEAITAWQQVLQLNPEHEKARRNLEKAQRKQQFIKDRHDG from the coding sequence TTGATAGTGTCAAAAACCATTCTTCTGGCCTGTTTTTTACTTTTTCTGGCTGTTCCTGGACTTCAATCCCCTTCTTCTGCCAACACTGCTGAACAACCGGTCATCTCTTTGGTGGATCGCTATCGGCGCGCGCTGGAGGTTGACCCTGACAATCTCAAATTACGCTATTATCTGGGGGTTGCTCTGCTCGGCCGGGGGCAGACTGCCGACGCTTTGATCGAATTGCGTCTTGCCTATCCGGCATTTCAGGATTCGGTGGAGGCCAACTACAACCTCGGGATTGCCTGTTTGCAGGCTGGTGACAACGACAGTGCGGTGCTCCACCTGGAGCAGGCTGAGGCCCTCGGGGCGACAGAAAATCCGGATATCTACCCCCTGGTTGATGCCTACTATAATCTGGCCGTGATCAACTTTGAACAGGATAAACGGGAAGAGGCCATCCGCTTGTTCAAGCGCGTTCTCGCGATGAACCCGGAACGGCGTGAAGTTGAGCGATTACTCGGTGACATGTACGCCCGTAACGGGCAAGACGACCTGGCGCTGGCAGCCTTTAACCGCTATCTGGGGGCATTCCCCGATGATGTTTCGATACGGGAGTACGTCTTTTCCCTGCACTTCAATTACGCTATGAAAATGCTCGAAAAAGAGGATCTGGTTGCTTCGCGAGAGGCGTTGCGTCACGCACTGGGAACTTCACCTGAGAGCCCTCTGGCCCAGTATTATCTTGGTTATATCGATTATCGTGAAGCACGTCTGGACGCTGCTGTGACGATATTGCACCGTGCCTATCGTTGGGCTGAGGGGGATGTTCGTCAAGGCGTCCGCGAGCTGTTGTATAACGTTGCCCTGCAACTTCTTGAACAGCGCAAGGCAAAGTCTGCTCTTGATGCCTTGAGAGTAATTCTGGTTGCATCTGATGTTACCGCAGAAGAGTTGTTCCTGGCGGGGAATATCCATCTGTTGCTGAGTGAGTTCGTTGCCGCGCGTGACAGCTATGAGGCGGTTTTGCGTAAAGACCCTGTGCATCAGGGGGCGATATTGAATCTGGTAACCGCAGAGGCCGGTGCGCTTGACGCATTGTTTGCTGACGGCCGCCGTTGTTATGACCAGCAGGACTATCGGGCCGCCTTGAGCCGCTTTGAAGAGATGTTGAAAATCAATCCCGCCGACCCCCGGGCGAGGAACTATAGCGAAGACTGCCGTTCTGTACTGACACGTCAGGCGGAAAGTTTCTTTGCTGCGGCAACGGCGTTGATTGCGCAGAATAAACCGTTACCGGCACTTGAAGAAGTGCGTCAGGGGCTGCGGTTGATTCCCGCCCATCCGACCGGTTCAGGACTTGAAAAGGAAGCCTTGGTCGCCTTGCGGGCGCAAATTGAGGCGACCCTGGCCAATGCGGATGCGGCGTTAGCCGACCAGCGCTTTGCTGACGCTGAAGCGGCATATCTCCAGGCGCTGCAACTGGAACCGGAGAATGTGCGGGGCAAGGAAGGTCGACAAGCGGTGGCACGCTTGCGATTGGCTTACGCTGAAGAGCAGGTCAGGCAGGGCGAATCCGCTTTGGGGGAGGGCAAGCTTGACCTGGCGCGGCTGGCTTTTGTCGCGGCGCAACTTCTTGAGCCTGCCCTGCGCGGCGCCGAGGAGGGGTTGGCCAAGACCGATGCCCTGGTGTCATCGCTGGTCATCGAAGAGCTGCGCTGGGCACGTCGTGCTGGAGAAGCCGGTCGGTTGACCGAGGCTCGGAAGCATTTCCACAAAGCGCTGCAATTGCGTGAAGATCCGGAGATTCGCGCGGAACTTGCGGAACTTGATGCAGGGTTTAATCGTAAAATCACCGCTTTGGTGCGCACGGCAGGGCGTTATGCCGATCAACAGGAATTTCAGCGCGCGCGAAATATCTACCGCCAGGTCTTGACCCAGGTTCCCGATCACACCGAAGCAACGTTGGGGCTGGCGCAGCTTGAACAAAGAGCGACGCAGATGGTCACCGAAAAGCTCGCCGTTGCCAGGGAGCTGTTGCGCGACAATCAGTTCCGCCAGGCGATGGAGTCTTATCGTCAGGTGGTTGATATTGAACCGGGGAATACTCAGGCGATCAGCGGTCTTGAAGAGTGCCGGACACGCAGTCAGGCGCAACTGCAAGGGCTGCTGACAAGTGCCGATACAGCCTTGCAAGGGCAGGACTGGTCGCGCGCCGAAAATTATTATCAGCAGGTTCTCAAGCTTGATCCTTATCAGCGCCAGGCAAAGGCGGGAATCGAAAAACTTGACGTGTTACGTCGCAAAGGGTTGCAGGCGGTTGACCTTGACACACTTTACCTTGACGGAATTAAATATTATACCGGTGGTCAATATGCCGAGGCCATCACCGCCTGGCAGCAAGTTTTGCAACTGAACCCGGAGCACGAAAAAGCGCGCCGCAACCTGGAAAAAGCGCAGCGCAAACAACAATTCATCAAGGACCGTCACGATGGCTGA
- a CDS encoding HAMP domain-containing protein, whose amino-acid sequence MAEIRIFSSLRFKFAVLLALFSTLMMLGAMVLLEKDIRSSLIDENIRKGVGIARGVAFNVEDPLLTGDDIYLFSAVKTAIKSAGIRYALILDEKGVVKAADNIDRVGEHFLLPPGSRPEFIADDDYRVFRIPGKGVDVLDLSVPIVTLADRDIIKLGEIHLGLSEEIIIQAINAMRTRMGFFIAIVLLLGGFSAYFLAAISVRPVDALVAGARAIGEGNFDQRIELRRRDEFGLLTDAFNEMATSLREKEFIKNTFERYVSKPLAEQILQHKDELKLGGEEKEVTILFSDIRGFTSLAEDLSPPEVVEFLNRYFSDVVRVVGEYDGMVDKFMGDAVMVLFGAPLSIGSEPERAVRCALEIQLIVDEINHELTLQGKAPLSVGIGINSGPVVAGNIGSQNRMEYTVIGDNVNLASRLEGLNKAYGTKIIVSESTRRAVGDHFTFRELDFVRVKGKKRPVPIFELIEGQGALQACYEEALMLYRRKEFSAARERFESAALTYNDQASRVLARRCDILIENHPAADWQGDFVSQVK is encoded by the coding sequence ATGGCTGAAATCAGGATATTTTCCAGTTTGCGCTTCAAGTTTGCGGTGTTGCTGGCTCTTTTCAGTACCTTGATGATGCTCGGTGCGATGGTCCTGCTCGAAAAGGATATCCGTTCATCATTGATCGATGAGAACATTCGCAAAGGGGTCGGTATTGCCCGCGGAGTGGCGTTCAATGTCGAGGACCCGCTGCTGACCGGTGACGATATCTACCTCTTTTCGGCGGTAAAAACGGCTATCAAGTCAGCCGGTATTCGTTATGCGTTGATCCTTGATGAAAAGGGTGTGGTCAAGGCTGCCGACAATATCGACCGGGTCGGTGAACATTTTCTGTTGCCCCCCGGCAGCCGTCCGGAGTTCATTGCCGATGATGATTATCGCGTCTTTCGGATCCCCGGCAAGGGGGTGGACGTCCTTGACCTGAGCGTACCGATTGTTACGCTGGCTGACCGGGATATCATCAAGCTGGGTGAAATCCATCTCGGACTTTCCGAGGAGATCATCATTCAGGCGATCAATGCGATGCGGACGCGGATGGGGTTTTTTATCGCTATTGTCCTTCTGTTAGGCGGTTTCTCGGCGTATTTTCTGGCGGCCATTTCGGTGCGGCCCGTTGATGCTCTGGTTGCCGGGGCCCGCGCTATTGGCGAGGGCAACTTTGACCAGCGGATTGAGCTGCGGCGGCGCGATGAGTTCGGCCTGTTGACTGACGCATTCAACGAGATGGCGACCAGCCTGCGAGAGAAGGAGTTTATTAAAAACACCTTCGAGCGCTATGTCAGCAAGCCGTTGGCGGAACAGATTCTTCAGCATAAAGATGAGCTGAAACTGGGCGGGGAGGAAAAAGAGGTTACTATCCTCTTCAGTGACATTCGTGGTTTTACCTCACTGGCCGAAGATTTATCCCCGCCTGAAGTGGTTGAGTTTCTAAATCGTTATTTCAGCGATGTTGTGCGGGTTGTCGGGGAATACGATGGTATGGTGGACAAATTCATGGGGGACGCGGTCATGGTGCTCTTCGGCGCGCCGTTGTCGATCGGTTCGGAGCCGGAGCGGGCGGTCAGGTGCGCGCTTGAGATTCAGTTGATTGTGGATGAAATTAACCATGAATTGACGCTGCAAGGGAAAGCACCGTTGTCGGTGGGGATCGGCATCAATAGCGGGCCGGTCGTTGCCGGGAATATCGGTTCACAGAACCGGATGGAATACACGGTTATTGGTGACAATGTCAACCTCGCCTCCCGGCTGGAAGGGTTGAACAAGGCGTATGGCACCAAAATTATCGTCAGTGAATCAACGCGCCGCGCGGTGGGTGATCATTTCACTTTCCGCGAACTGGATTTTGTGCGCGTCAAGGGGAAGAAACGACCGGTGCCTATTTTTGAACTCATTGAAGGGCAGGGTGCGTTGCAGGCATGCTACGAAGAAGCCCTGATGCTCTATCGGCGCAAGGAATTTTCTGCCGCGCGGGAGCGGTTCGAATCAGCGGCGCTCACATATAACGATCAGGCGTCACGTGTTCTGGCCCGGCGCTGTGATATTCTTATCGAAAACCATCCCGCCGCAGATTGGCAGGGGGACTTTGTGTCACAAGTTAAATAG
- the hisS gene encoding histidine--tRNA ligase codes for MNDILPAEIAVWQYLEASARRVFGCYGFNEIRVPVVEKTELFKRSIGETTDIVEKEMYTFADRSDHSLTLRPEGTAPVMRSLIQHKLFNLDPLTKLYYMGPMFRYERPQKGRYRQFHQIGAEVVGEDDPRIDAQVLVMLCHYFAEVGITDVSLQINSLGCKECRPAYREALISYLATRIDALCEDCRRRFLTNPLRVIDCKAVGCNSATADAPAMIDHLCDHCDNHFHAVRRALDDLEVDYEINPRMVRGLDYYTKTTFEMVTNNLGAQNAVAAGGRYDGLIQELGGPALPGIGFAMGVERLALLKGEDRQLVEKPALFIAALGEGAQRAAFILMTRLQRRGVRVEMDYAGRSLKAQIKRADKLSAAYTLIIGETELAAGAGVLRDMTSGDQEPLALSAAEDLLVQRLVCSRIALDGALTTRL; via the coding sequence ATGAATGATATTTTGCCCGCTGAAATAGCGGTCTGGCAATATCTTGAAGCAAGCGCACGGCGGGTTTTTGGCTGCTACGGATTCAATGAAATTCGGGTTCCGGTGGTTGAAAAAACCGAATTGTTCAAACGTTCGATTGGTGAAACGACAGATATCGTTGAAAAGGAGATGTACACCTTTGCTGATCGCAGCGATCATTCATTGACCCTGCGCCCCGAGGGGACCGCACCGGTGATGCGCTCATTGATTCAACATAAACTGTTCAACCTTGATCCGTTGACCAAACTCTATTACATGGGACCGATGTTTCGCTATGAACGTCCGCAAAAAGGACGTTACCGTCAATTTCATCAGATCGGTGCCGAGGTTGTCGGCGAGGATGATCCCCGGATTGATGCCCAGGTGCTGGTCATGTTGTGCCATTACTTTGCTGAAGTCGGGATCACCGATGTCTCTTTGCAGATCAATTCCTTGGGCTGCAAGGAGTGTCGCCCGGCTTACCGTGAAGCATTGATCAGCTATCTTGCGACCCGAATTGACGCGCTTTGCGAGGACTGTCGACGGCGTTTTCTGACCAACCCGCTGCGGGTTATCGACTGCAAGGCGGTCGGCTGCAACAGCGCGACCGCAGACGCTCCGGCAATGATTGACCACCTCTGTGATCATTGTGATAACCATTTCCATGCCGTGCGGCGGGCGCTGGATGATCTGGAGGTCGATTATGAGATCAATCCCCGGATGGTGCGCGGACTCGACTATTACACCAAAACCACGTTCGAGATGGTCACCAATAATCTGGGTGCCCAGAACGCCGTCGCGGCCGGAGGGCGTTACGACGGGCTGATTCAGGAACTCGGCGGGCCAGCGTTGCCGGGGATTGGCTTCGCCATGGGGGTCGAACGTCTGGCGCTGCTGAAAGGGGAGGACCGCCAGCTGGTCGAGAAACCGGCGCTCTTTATTGCGGCCCTTGGTGAAGGCGCTCAACGGGCCGCATTTATATTAATGACCCGTTTGCAGCGGCGGGGGGTAAGGGTCGAGATGGACTATGCCGGGCGCAGCTTGAAAGCCCAGATCAAGCGCGCCGACAAGTTGAGCGCAGCCTATACCTTGATCATCGGCGAGACCGAACTGGCCGCTGGTGCCGGGGTGTTGCGCGACATGACAAGCGGAGACCAGGAACCTCTTGCGCTGTCCGCTGCGGAAGATTTGTTGGTACAACGATTGGTTTGCTCACGGATTGCCCTTGACGGCGCTTTGACGACGCGTCTATAA
- the aspS gene encoding aspartate--tRNA ligase, with translation MNDILGDWKRTHYCGDLRAANVGQEACLMGWVHRRRDHGGLIFIDLRDREGITQLALDPDRDPAAHLKAERVRGEFVIAAKGVVSHRPEGTVNANMSTGEVEVEIRELRILSVAQTPPFMLDEFTDVAENLRLKYRYLDLRRESIQKNLIMRHKVAQTVRNYLTVNNFLEIETPILTKSTPEGARDYLVPSRVNPGNFYALPQSPQIFKQLLMVAGFDRYFQIVKCFRDEDLRADRQPEFTQIDCELSFVDRNDIMDIMEGMIAEIFRSALNIELELPMPRMSYAEALDRYGVDNPDLRFDLELKEITTIVKGCGFKVFADVAGRGGMVKGLNVKGGATFSRKELDDLTAFAAIYGAKGMAWVKIQNDGTWQSPIAKFFTAEELEQIAARLAAAPGDLLLFVADTASVANESLGRVRGHLGRKLGLADPNVFKFSWVTDFPLFEWDAEAKRHMAVHHPFTAPLDEDVVLLDTDPGKARAKAYDLVLNGSEIGGGSIRIHDQTVQSRMFELLGIGAEEAEEKFGFLLSALKYGAPPHGGIAFGLDRIMMILTGAESIRDVIAFPKTQKATCLMSEAPNAVDQKQLQELAIRSTVKPKTADSTN, from the coding sequence TTGAACGATATCCTTGGAGACTGGAAACGAACACATTATTGTGGTGATTTGCGCGCCGCCAATGTTGGGCAGGAGGCCTGTCTGATGGGCTGGGTGCATCGCCGTCGTGACCACGGTGGTCTGATCTTTATCGACCTGCGTGATCGTGAAGGCATTACCCAGCTGGCACTTGATCCCGATCGTGATCCCGCCGCGCACTTAAAGGCAGAGCGCGTGCGTGGCGAATTTGTCATCGCGGCCAAAGGCGTCGTTTCACACCGCCCCGAGGGGACGGTCAACGCCAATATGTCGACCGGAGAAGTCGAAGTCGAGATTCGTGAATTGCGCATTCTGAGTGTTGCGCAGACACCCCCTTTTATGCTCGATGAATTTACCGATGTCGCGGAAAACCTGCGTCTTAAATATCGCTATCTCGATCTGCGCCGCGAATCGATACAGAAGAACCTGATAATGCGCCACAAGGTTGCACAAACGGTGCGTAACTACCTGACAGTGAATAATTTCCTCGAAATTGAAACCCCGATTCTGACCAAAAGCACCCCCGAAGGGGCGCGTGATTATCTGGTGCCGAGCCGGGTCAATCCGGGGAACTTTTATGCGCTCCCCCAGTCCCCGCAAATCTTCAAGCAGTTGTTGATGGTTGCCGGATTTGATCGTTACTTCCAGATTGTCAAATGCTTTCGTGATGAGGATCTGCGTGCCGATCGGCAACCTGAGTTTACCCAGATCGATTGCGAACTGAGTTTTGTTGATCGTAATGACATCATGGATATCATGGAGGGGATGATCGCGGAAATTTTTAGGTCAGCACTCAATATCGAGCTTGAACTGCCGATGCCGCGAATGAGTTATGCCGAGGCGCTTGATCGCTATGGCGTAGATAACCCCGACCTGCGTTTTGATCTCGAACTCAAGGAAATTACCACTATCGTCAAGGGCTGCGGTTTCAAGGTCTTTGCCGATGTTGCCGGACGTGGTGGTATGGTCAAGGGCCTTAACGTCAAGGGAGGCGCAACCTTCTCCCGCAAAGAGCTCGATGACTTGACTGCTTTTGCTGCGATCTATGGGGCCAAAGGCATGGCCTGGGTCAAGATTCAAAACGACGGAACCTGGCAGTCCCCGATCGCTAAATTCTTTACCGCCGAGGAACTGGAGCAAATCGCAGCACGCTTAGCTGCCGCGCCGGGAGATCTGTTGCTGTTCGTGGCGGATACCGCATCAGTTGCCAACGAATCGCTGGGCCGGGTGCGCGGGCATCTGGGGCGCAAGCTGGGGTTGGCCGATCCGAACGTGTTCAAGTTTTCCTGGGTGACCGATTTCCCGCTGTTCGAATGGGATGCAGAAGCAAAACGGCACATGGCGGTACATCACCCCTTTACCGCGCCGCTCGACGAAGATGTTGTGTTGCTCGATACTGATCCGGGGAAGGCGCGCGCCAAAGCCTATGACCTGGTTCTGAATGGTTCCGAGATCGGTGGTGGCAGTATCCGTATTCACGACCAGACGGTGCAAAGCCGCATGTTTGAGCTGCTCGGTATCGGTGCCGAAGAAGCGGAAGAAAAGTTTGGATTTTTGTTGAGCGCGCTGAAATACGGTGCGCCCCCCCATGGCGGAATCGCTTTTGGCCTTGACCGGATCATGATGATCCTGACCGGCGCTGAATCAATTCGTGATGTCATCGCCTTTCCGAAGACTCAAAAGGCAACCTGTCTGATGTCTGAAGCGCCGAATGCGGTTGACCAGAAGCAGCTTCAGGAACTGGCAATTCGCTCTACGGTTAAACCAAAAACTGCTGACTCAACGAATTAA